The nucleotide sequence CTGAGCCGCCAGCCGATCCAGATTGGGCGTGTGGGCGTTTTTGTCGCCCGCGTAGCCCGTTGCCTGGGCTCGCCATTGATCGACCAGAATGTAGACGATGTTTGGTTTTTTATCGGCCTTTTTTACCTCACCGGGTTTAAATTCACACAGAAAGAAAATGGAACAAATCAGAAATATACTTTTGTAGATTTTCATACAGACAGGCTTTAAAAGGGCCGGTCCCGCCCCGGCGGGACCGGCCCTGATTTTTTTCTATTTTAGGGAAAGCTCTCCGGAAGAGGGTACTTTCGATATGGTTCAACTAGAAATATAAAAACAGTGAAACGATTCATTCATACTCCTGAACCCTAATTTATCGATCTTACGACGAAATAAGCAAACCACCTAATACCCTGGGTTCTGTTGTAATTTATTGACCAGAACTTCGTTGGCCGGAATCGGGGCCAGCAGCTTATTGGGCGTAATCGTGTAAGCACCATCATACAGGTAGGGCTTCATGGCCTGTTCGCGTTTTCCGTGGGCGGTCATCACCTCGATGGCTTTGCCCGTCCGCTTCAGATCGTACCAGCGGTGGTTCTCGAAGCACAGCTCCACCTGACGCTCCTTGGCGATGAGGTCTTGCAGCGCTCCCTTGTCCGTGGCGGTGATGGGCGTGGTGAGCTTGGCCCGGTTGCGCACCTGCTGCACGTAGGGAATTGCTTCGCTGGTTTTGCCCTGTTCGTTCAGTACCTCGGCGTACATCAGCAGCACGTCGGAGTAGCGCAGGATGGGGAAATTGTCCCCGGCGCGGTTGTCGGGGGCGGCGATGGGCGGCTTGTACTTGTTGCAGTAGGGGATGGGGCGCACCTTGTTGTCCCAGTCCAGCCCGTTCCAGTAGCCGATCGAAACATCCTTGCGCACGTCGCCCGGCTCGAAGGCGTTGATCAGGTCGTCGGTGGGCTGGTTCCAGCCCGCGCCCACGATGTTGATGTTAGGCCGCAGGGTCACGGCACCGCCGGAGGTGTGCGGGGCAAACAGGAAAATGAACTGGTTGGCTACCTCGGCGCTGGCCTCAGAGTACTGCATCGCGAAAATCGTTTCCTTATAGTCCTTGTTGGCGGGATTGAACAGGTCGGCGTAGTTGGACAGCAACTGGTACTTGCCCGAATTGATGACCGCCAGCAGCGCCTGCTGCGCTTCGGGGTACTTGTGGAGCGTGAGCTGTACCTTGCCCAGCATACCTTGCGCGGCCCACTCGTTGGCCCGTCCGGTTTCGGCCACGTCGCGGGCTTTGGCAAAATGGGCGATGGCCTCGGTCAGGTCCTGCACGATCTGGGCATACACCTGTTCCTCGGTGGAGCGCTTGACGCCCACGGCCTCCTGCGACGTGATGGGGGTAGTGACCAAGGGTACCCCACCAAACTGCCGCACCAAATTGAAGTAGTACACCGAACGCAGGAACAGGGCTTCCCCGGCGCAGCGGTCCTTATAGGATTCTTTGGAAAATGTCACCCCCTCCCGGTCCAGTTCGCTCAGGAGCTTGTTGCAGCGGGTGATACCGTTGTACGATAAGTCCCAAAAGTCCTCGTACGCCCGGTTGTCTGAACCCAAAATAAACTGATCGATCACGCCGCGCGAGGCCTCGCCGGTGCGGATGTTGTTCTGATGGGTGGTGTTGTCGGAGATGAGTTCGGCCAGCACCCAGTGCTGGTTCTTTTCGTAGTCGCGCATGGGCACATAGCAGCCGTTGGCCAGCAGGATGAACTCGGTTTCGGTTTTGTAAAAATTGCCTTCATTCAGGGTAGCCTGGGGATAAAGCTCCAGAAATTTATCCGAGCAGGAGGTCAGGAAAGCGATGATTAGAAGTAGGGGTACCTTTTTCATATTGAGATCGTTTTGAAAAAGCTGATAGCTGATGGCCGTTAGCCTTTGTTTTTCTGATTAAAAATTGTGTTGATGTCCAAAGCCATTAGCTATCTTAAAATGTTACATTAATCCCTATCGACGAGGTGCGCGACAGCGGATAGGACGACATGTCGAACCCTGGCGACAGCGTGTTGTCGATGTTACGCGACTGGGCTTCGGGGTTGGCGCCTTCGTATCGGGTGAACATGGCCAGATTCTGGATCGTGGCGTAGATGCGGGCGCCGCGGATGAAACCGGTCCTGCGCATCATGAGATCGGGCAACGAATAGCCGATATTGACATTGGCAATGCGCAGGAACGAAGCATCCTCCACCCACAATGAGTTGACGCGGTGCCCCCAGCTTGGGGTCAGCTTGGGTACCCCGGAAAGGATTCCGTTACCAGGGTCGTCGGTACTCCGCCAGCGGTCGACCCAGGCCGCGCGCACATTGAAAAAGCCTTGCAGGTTGTCGATGGACTGGCGCAGGCCGTTCATCACCTGTCCGCCCTGCTGGCCGGTGATGATGACACCCAGCGTGAACCGCTTGTAGCTGAAGTTGTTGGAAAGCCCGAAGGTGAAATTCGGCTGTGGGTTACCAATGATGGCGTAGTCCAATACATCGCTCACGATGCCATCGCCGTTGACATCGCGGTACTTGGGGTTACCCTCGTAGACCTGGGGCGTTTTGATGATATCGGGATTTTCGATGTCGGCCTTGGTGTACACCCCGTCGTTGATGAAGCCGTAGAACTGCCCGATGGGCTTGCCCACCACGCTGATGTGCGTAGGATTGTTGTCGTTGTTGCCCGACAGGATGCGGTCGCTATTGTCGTTGAGCGACAGAACTATGTTGCGGTTGAAGGCGATGTTGGCGTTGACGTCCCAACGCAGTTCTCCTGCTATGGGACTCCCACCAAGCGAAATCTCGAGGCCCCGGTTGCGGACATTGCCCTTGTTGACGATCTGCGAGCCAAAACCCGTGATAGCCGGAATGACGTCGTTGAGCAGCATGTTCTTGCTTTTCCGATTGTAAAAATCAACCGTCAGCAGCAGGTTGCTCTTGAAAAGTTCCAGATCGACGCCGGCGTCGATCTGTGAGGATTCTTCCCAGGTCAGGAACGGGTTGGAAAGGCCCACGAAGGAAGCCGTGACCAGATTGTTGGCAAACACGTAGGAACCCGCATTAATCGCCGCCAGGTGCGAGTAGTTACCGATGTTGTTGTTGCCGCTGGTACCATAACTGGCCCGCAGCTTGAGTGAGCTGATGGTTTTGTTGTCCTTCAAAAAATTCTCCTCCGACACGCGCCAGGCTCCCGCAATGGATGGGAAGGTGGCGAAACGGTTGTTGGCCCCGAAGCGCGACGATCCGTCGGAACGGATGGTGGCGGTTAGCAGGTACTTGTCCTGAAAGCCGTAATTGATCCGGCCCAGGTACGAGACAATGCTCCATTCGTTCACGTTCTGATCCCAAGTACTAATAGTCTGGGCGGCGTTGATGGTCTGGATCAGGTCGTTGGGGTAGGGGCTAGCGTTGAGGTTGATGCTGTTGGACGTGCTTTTTTGGGTGGTGTAGCCCGCTAACACGTTGATGCGGTGGTTGCCGAAGCTCTTGTTGTAGGTCAGCGTGTTCTCAATCAGCCAGTTGAAATTCTCCGAGCGGTTGTTGGACGATGACCCCGTACCTGCTACCGGTGGGCGGTTGGAGCCGCCCACCGTGCTGGGGGTATAGGAATTGAACTTGGAGGTGGACCAGATGGTGTTGAGCGACGTGCGGGCCACCAGCGCGGGGGTGATGTTCCATTGGACATAGGCCGAACCCAGGTTCTGGAACTGCTGCTGGGTTTGGGTAGTTTCACGCAGCACGAACAGCGGATTGGCGAAGCTCCAGGCCGAGTGGTACTTGCTTTGGGGAGAAGTCACGTAGGGCAGCAGGTTGCCGTTGGCGTCGTAGGGCGACACGACGGGGTTGGCCCAGTTGGCCACGCCGATCACATCCTCGCGGTTGGAGTTGGTGTTGGTGCGGTCCTGGGTGATGAAGGTAGGTTGGATCGTACCGCCGATCGTCAGGTTTTTTCCGATGCCGGTTTCCATGCTCAGCTTGCTGCTGTAGCGTTCCACGCCGGTGTATTTCAGTACCCCGTCCTGCTTGAAGTACCCCAGGCTGAAATCCATGCGCGAATCTTCCGAACCTTTCTGCACGCTCACGTTGTAGTCATGGATGGCGGCGTCGCGTAGCAGCAGGTCGTACCAGTCGGTGCCTTTGCCCTGCAATTTATCCAGGTCCCGGTACTCCACCGGATAATCTTCCAGGGTAGCCTCACGGTTTTCGGCGCGCCGGACGGCGATATCGATCTTGTTGCGCTGGTATTCGGCAAAATCGCGCGCTCCCATCAAATTCGGGCGACCTTTCTGGGGTACCGTCTGCACGCCCGTCATGGCAGAAATGGTCACGTTTGTTTTGTTGAAGGCTCCTTTCTTGGTGGTGATGATGATGACGCCGTTCGCCCCCCGCGACCCGTAGATAGCCGTGGAGGAAGCATCTTTCAGCACGTTGATCGACTCGATGTCGTTGGGATTGATCAGCAGCAACGGATTGAGGTTCTGGTTCAAGCCGGCCGAGTAGGGCATGCCGTCCACCACGTAGAGCGGCTCATTGCCCGCACCCAGCGAACCGCTGCCGCGAATCCTTACGGAGGTACCCCCGCCGGGCGAGCCGGAAGGCTGCGTGATCTGGACGCCCGCTACCTGGCCGATCATCTTCTGGTCGAGGGTGGCGACGGGCAGGTCTTTGATGACTTCCTGGTTGATGGTCGCCACGGCTCCGGTCACGTCCTTGGCTTTTTGGGTACCATAGCCCACTACCACTACTTCATTGAGGGCCTTGCTTTCGGGCTCCATGGTAATCTTGAGGGAAGTACGGCTGCCCAGCAATACTTCCTGACTCTTGTAGCCCACAAAACTGAACACCAGCGTCGTTTCACCGTCGGGGGTATCGAGTTCGAATTTGCCCTCCGTGTCGGTGGTCGTGCCGCGGGTGGTACCTTTAATAACTACACTTACGCCGGGCAAACCGCCACCGGTTTCGTCGATCACCGAACCCCGCACGAGTTGTTTGGGTACCAGCACCGGAATCGAATTGAGCCAGGAAGAAGCTTTTTCGGTAACGGACGGCTTTCCAGACAGGATGATTTTCCGCCCTACCAGTTCATAGTTGATTTTTAGTGGTTTTAGCAGATTGTCCAGCACTTCGCCCAGTGTCGCATCGTTTTTCTGAATGGATACCCGAAGCGACGGACTGACTACCTGCGAACTGTACACGAAGCGTACCTCGGTCGATTTTTCAATGTCAGCCAGCACTTTTTTGATTTCCTGATTCTCCGCCCGCAGGGTCAGGCGGCGGCTAAGGTACTCCTGGGCTTTGGACGAATGTGCGTAGGAGACACCCACCAGCAAAAGCATAACTAGACTTTGCGTAAAGGAGAACTTCATGAGTGTAACCCAGAATTGTCTGGTAGCGGGTTTTTTCATAGTTTTGTAGAAGGTTAATGGTTCTTTTTCAAGGGAATCGTGCAACACGAAGTCTTTACTTTGGCGAGCGAGCGCTTCGTGATGCGGCCTGTCGGCAGTAGCCCCGCTACTGCCGTTTTTTTAGGATTCTTCAATTCATTCTGTTCTTGATTTACATAGGTCACGGGTTTGAGAAATTAAGCATTTTTCAACTTTCCATTTGCACCGGGTCACCGGCATCCTTCTCCACTCAGCACAATCTGCCCGTCCACGATTTCGTAGCTGGCGGAAACGGTTTTGCAGAGTAGGTCCAGTTTTTCGTACAACGTTTCGTTGGAGAGCGTGGCGGTGATCTGGCAGGGTTTAAAATTCTGCTCATCGAATTGTATCGTGATTCCGTAGCTGTTTTCCAGCTGATGCAGAATGTCGGACAAGGGTACCTCGTCGTAACGGATGTCCATGGGCAACACTTTCCTATTGAGCGGGACCGGGTTGGCGACCAGTGTTTTGGACAAATGATGCAGTTTTTTTTCAAAGATGGCCGCTTGGTTGGCCGTCAGAATCACCCCGTTCCGTTCCCGGCTTTCGGCCGCCCGGTTGGGTTCGGAACGGTAGACCGAGACTTTGCCCGACAGCACCTGCACTGTCATTTTCTGGTTTCGTTCGTAGGCACTCACCACAAAATGGGTACCCAGTACCTTCGTGACCATCTCACCGGTATGGACCTTGAAAGGCCGGTTCTGTCGATTGACCTGGAAACTCGCTTCTCCCGACAGGTACACCACGCGCTCCGTATCCGAAAAACGGGAAGGGTACCTCAGCTGGCTCTGGGGGCCGAGAATCACTTCCGAATTGTCGCTGAGCAACAACCGCAGAGGTTCGTCGCTGGGATTGTTCGTTTCTACCAGTTGGGCCACCAAACGGTCGGGCGGGCGGGGAATTTCAGCAGTCTGCTTTTTGGGTGTGAGGTCGGTATAGTACCAACTCAGGCTTAGCCCGATGACGACCAGGGCCGCAATAGCCGCGAATTGCCGGAACCGTGAGCTGCGGAAAATGCCCGTTCGTATAGCTGGAGGTACTTGTTCTGGAAAGGCAGCGGCCGAACCAGTGGCGCGTTCCAGGAAGCGCTGGACCTCAGTACGGATTTCCCGTTCGCCCAGCGGTTCGGCGGCGACCGACGTGGCGCGGATGAACCGCTCGGCCTGGTGGAAGGCTTCCGATGTGTTGGGGTACTTTTGCAGGAACGACAACCAGAATGTCTCCTGCTGGCCATGGCCCTGCACCCAGTCCCGAAAAGATTCGTCCTGGATAAAGTCCTCTACGCTATACTGTTCATAGTTTTTCATCGGTTTGCTCGATCGGTTTGTAGCATGATACCGCCCGGATTACATTATACCCTGGAAAAACTGAAATCCCAGAAAAACGGCCACCCAGTGCCGGCGCAAACTCAGCAGGGATTTTTGTAAAAGATTATACACCGACTGCCGCCCGAGCTGCATCACTTCGGCGATCTGTTCAAAACTCAGATTCTGGTAAAAGCGCAGGTAGATCAGCTCCTGCTGCCGGGGCGAAAGCTGGTTGATCACCTGTTCCAGCTTGCGCAACTGGTACACCTCGTGCTCCTCGTCGATGAAGCGGAGATCGGCCGAGAATTCGATGCAAAACGTATAATCATCGGTGAGCGCAGCGCTGAGTTTATGTTCTTTTTTGGAAAGTTCGCGCAGAATGCGGCTTTTCAGCACC is from Salmonirosea aquatica and encodes:
- a CDS encoding RagB/SusD family nutrient uptake outer membrane protein; protein product: MKKVPLLLIIAFLTSCSDKFLELYPQATLNEGNFYKTETEFILLANGCYVPMRDYEKNQHWVLAELISDNTTHQNNIRTGEASRGVIDQFILGSDNRAYEDFWDLSYNGITRCNKLLSELDREGVTFSKESYKDRCAGEALFLRSVYYFNLVRQFGGVPLVTTPITSQEAVGVKRSTEEQVYAQIVQDLTEAIAHFAKARDVAETGRANEWAAQGMLGKVQLTLHKYPEAQQALLAVINSGKYQLLSNYADLFNPANKDYKETIFAMQYSEASAEVANQFIFLFAPHTSGGAVTLRPNINIVGAGWNQPTDDLINAFEPGDVRKDVSIGYWNGLDWDNKVRPIPYCNKYKPPIAAPDNRAGDNFPILRYSDVLLMYAEVLNEQGKTSEAIPYVQQVRNRAKLTTPITATDKGALQDLIAKERQVELCFENHRWYDLKRTGKAIEVMTAHGKREQAMKPYLYDGAYTITPNKLLAPIPANEVLVNKLQQNPGY
- a CDS encoding TonB-dependent receptor produces the protein MKKPATRQFWVTLMKFSFTQSLVMLLLVGVSYAHSSKAQEYLSRRLTLRAENQEIKKVLADIEKSTEVRFVYSSQVVSPSLRVSIQKNDATLGEVLDNLLKPLKINYELVGRKIILSGKPSVTEKASSWLNSIPVLVPKQLVRGSVIDETGGGLPGVSVVIKGTTRGTTTDTEGKFELDTPDGETTLVFSFVGYKSQEVLLGSRTSLKITMEPESKALNEVVVVGYGTQKAKDVTGAVATINQEVIKDLPVATLDQKMIGQVAGVQITQPSGSPGGGTSVRIRGSGSLGAGNEPLYVVDGMPYSAGLNQNLNPLLLINPNDIESINVLKDASSTAIYGSRGANGVIIITTKKGAFNKTNVTISAMTGVQTVPQKGRPNLMGARDFAEYQRNKIDIAVRRAENREATLEDYPVEYRDLDKLQGKGTDWYDLLLRDAAIHDYNVSVQKGSEDSRMDFSLGYFKQDGVLKYTGVERYSSKLSMETGIGKNLTIGGTIQPTFITQDRTNTNSNREDVIGVANWANPVVSPYDANGNLLPYVTSPQSKYHSAWSFANPLFVLRETTQTQQQFQNLGSAYVQWNITPALVARTSLNTIWSTSKFNSYTPSTVGGSNRPPVAGTGSSSNNRSENFNWLIENTLTYNKSFGNHRINVLAGYTTQKSTSNSINLNASPYPNDLIQTINAAQTISTWDQNVNEWSIVSYLGRINYGFQDKYLLTATIRSDGSSRFGANNRFATFPSIAGAWRVSEENFLKDNKTISSLKLRASYGTSGNNNIGNYSHLAAINAGSYVFANNLVTASFVGLSNPFLTWEESSQIDAGVDLELFKSNLLLTVDFYNRKSKNMLLNDVIPAITGFGSQIVNKGNVRNRGLEISLGGSPIAGELRWDVNANIAFNRNIVLSLNDNSDRILSGNNDNNPTHISVVGKPIGQFYGFINDGVYTKADIENPDIIKTPQVYEGNPKYRDVNGDGIVSDVLDYAIIGNPQPNFTFGLSNNFSYKRFTLGVIITGQQGGQVMNGLRQSIDNLQGFFNVRAAWVDRWRSTDDPGNGILSGVPKLTPSWGHRVNSLWVEDASFLRIANVNIGYSLPDLMMRRTGFIRGARIYATIQNLAMFTRYEGANPEAQSRNIDNTLSPGFDMSSYPLSRTSSIGINVTF
- a CDS encoding FecR family protein — protein: MKNYEQYSVEDFIQDESFRDWVQGHGQQETFWLSFLQKYPNTSEAFHQAERFIRATSVAAEPLGEREIRTEVQRFLERATGSAAAFPEQVPPAIRTGIFRSSRFRQFAAIAALVVIGLSLSWYYTDLTPKKQTAEIPRPPDRLVAQLVETNNPSDEPLRLLLSDNSEVILGPQSQLRYPSRFSDTERVVYLSGEASFQVNRQNRPFKVHTGEMVTKVLGTHFVVSAYERNQKMTVQVLSGKVSVYRSEPNRAAESRERNGVILTANQAAIFEKKLHHLSKTLVANPVPLNRKVLPMDIRYDEVPLSDILHQLENSYGITIQFDEQNFKPCQITATLSNETLYEKLDLLCKTVSASYEIVDGQIVLSGEGCR
- a CDS encoding RNA polymerase sigma factor → MTRRLTSEETQKLWQEYRGGDIYALANLMERSYPDLFNWGMRLHSDREFVKDCIQEMFLSLWKIQATIASVDNVRSYLLVVLKSRILRELSKKEHKLSAALTDDYTFCIEFSADLRFIDEEHEVYQLRKLEQVINQLSPRQQELIYLRFYQNLSFEQIAEVMQLGRQSVYNLLQKSLLSLRRHWVAVFLGFQFFQGIM